From Salvia splendens isolate huo1 chromosome 16, SspV2, whole genome shotgun sequence, a single genomic window includes:
- the LOC121771595 gene encoding GDSL esterase/lipase APG-like — protein sequence MGAFLAYTLVVAALCSYANSQLVPAIVTFGDSTVDVGNNDYVQTVFKANHPPYGQDFSNQEPTGRFCNGKLATDITAENLGFTTYAPAYLSPQASGKNLLLGANFASAGSGYDDNTAALSHVIPLSQQLQYFREYQTKLASVAGSENASSIIKDALYLIGAGNSDFLQNYYINPFLNKHYTVDEYSSYLISIFSNFVKSLYGLGARRIGATSLAPTGCLPLARTIFGQHEPGCVSSFNTDAQQFNKKINAAASQLQNQLPGLKIVIFDIFKPIYDLVANPKKYGFVEATKGCCGTGTVETTFVLCNQKSGTCSNATEYVFWDSVHPSQAANQVLADSLIISGISLIG from the exons atgggaGCTTTTTTAGCTTACACATTAGTTGTTGCTGCATTGTGCAGTTATGCAAACTCTCAGTTAGTTCCGGCTATCGTGACGTTTGGAGATTCCACGGTTGATGTGGGGAACAACGACTACGTTCAAACCGTGTTTAAGGCCAACCACCCTCCCTACGGCCAGGATTTCTCCAACCAGGAACCTACTGGAAGATTCTGCAACGGAAAATTGGCTACTGATATTACTG CTGAGAATTTGGGATTCACGACCTACGCGCCGGCGTATCTCAGCCCTCAGGCGTCAGGGAAGAATCTTCTCCTCGGAGCCAACTTCGCCTCTGCTGGCTCCGGATACGACGACAACACAGCTGCACTAAGC CATGTGATTCCGTTGTCGCAGCAGCTGCAGTATTTCAGGGAGTACCAAACCAAGCTAGCAAGCGTGGCCGGGAGTGAAAATGCTTCATCGATCATCAAAGACGCGCTATACCTCATCGGTGCTGGCAACAGCGACTTCCTGCAAAACTACTACATCAACCCTTTCCTCAACAAACACTACACCGTCGACGAGTACTCCTCCTACCTCATCAGCATCTTCTCCAACTTTGTCAAG AGCTTGTATGGACTAGGAGCAAGAAGAATCGGAGCTACTTCACTCGCACCAACAGGCTGCCTTCCTCTGGCAAGAACCATATTCGGGCAGCATGAACCCGGATGCGTCTCGAGCTTCAACACCGATGCTCAGCAGTTCAACAAGAAGATCAATGCAGCTGCTTCTCAGCTCCAGAATCAGCTGCCCGGGTTGAAGATCGTCATCTTTGATATCTTCAAGCCCATCTACGACCTTGTCGCCAATCCGAAGAAATACG GCTTCGTGGAGGCGACCAAAGGCTGCTGTGGGACGGGGACAGTGGAGACGACGTTTGTTCTGTGCAATCAGAAGTCGGGGACATGCAGCAACGCGACAGAGTATGTGTTTTGGGACAGTGTTCATCCCTCTCAAGCTGCAAACCAAGTTCTTGCCGATAGTCTCATCATCTCTGGAATCTCTCTCATTGGTTGA
- the LOC121771594 gene encoding protein CHUP1, chloroplastic-like isoform X3 — protein MAVKGKRDGPISPVLFKFGVALAFSLGGIVFTFLRSKRIMLPKPKPKPSPPSPGRADSDVGADHPPLKKLNITRVSSRNSMSDVSSSEGRSVGDRDGFLFHELDQLVKEYDMETDNASRGKSGLSLEPNVEPIEEDERELVSLRSKVQILEEREKILENQLLEYYGLKEQENAVLELQNRLRVHSMEAKLYNIKIESLQSDNKKLQAKVADYDKVVAELESAQAKITLLRKKLRFEAKQNREQILRLQERVMKLQDQDSKAVEADQDSETQSRERSHRLEEELEETKRYNQSLKLENLELAQKIESLQILAKSTLDDKEVQALKEESRLLRRQNEDFRKEIDQLQADRCTDAEELVYLRWINACLRYELRNYQPGQDETIARDLSKTLSPKSEEKAKKLILAYANREGTGCKDPDIEEFYHDDWSISQNSYLTDSGDPDDLPIDNLHDNKASHRNKRRVFTKLMKLLRGKDNDYRVQTPPSLLRQRAASVDDALSRTDGDGFTKTATTSSGTSSRQSFYLQRSYSQGQKSATAESSRRMSEDSSLSIFRSFDTIAGYDDSPSSGSQPGQEAQSAAKTELVKYAKALKDSRPRPRRRSVTFGSF, from the exons ATGGCTGTGAAAGGTAAAAGGGATGGTCCCATAAGTCCTGTGCTTTTCAAATTTGGTGTTGCTTTGGCTTTTTCCCTTGGTGGTATTGTCTTTACTTTCCTCAGAAGCAAAAGAATTATGCTTCCTAAACCAAAACCAAAGCCTTCACCCCCTTCTCCAG GTAGGGCTGATTCAGATGTTGGGGCTGATCACCCTCCTTTGAAG AAGTTAAACATCACAAGAGTCTCGTCTCGGAATTCTATGAGTGACGTCTCCTCCAGCGAGGGTAGGAGCGTTGGAGACAGAGATGGCTTTCTCTTCCATGAGCTGGATCAGCTCGTAAAAGAATATGACATGGAAACGGATAATGCTTCCCGGGGAAAGAGTGGACTGTCTTTAGAACCCAACGTCGAACCAATTGAGGAAGACGAGAGAGAGCTCGTTAGCCTAAGGAGTAAGGTTCAAATTCTCGAAGAAAGGGAGAAGATCCTCGAGAATCAACTGCTCGAGTACTATGGCCTTAAAGAACAGGAAAATGCAGTCTTGGAGCTTCAAAACCGGCTAAGAGTGCACAGCATGGAGGCTAAGCTCTATAACATTAAGATCGAGTCCTTGCAGTCGGATAACAAGAAATTGCAGGCTAAAGTGGCTGATTATGATAAGGTCGTTGCAGAGCTTGAATCTGCACAAGCCAAGATAACACTGCTGAGGAAGAAGCTTAGGTTTGAAGCTAAACAGAACAGGGAGCAGATCTTGAGGCTTCAAGAAAGAGTAATGAAGCTGCAGGATCAGGACTCGAAGGCCGTTGAAGCCGATCAAGATTCGGAAACACAATCACGGGAAAGGAGCCATCGTTTGGAGGAGGAGTTAGAGGAGACGAAGAGGTATAATCAGAGCTTGAAGCTCGAAAATTTGGAGTTGGCTCAGAAAATAGAGAGCCTACAAATACTTGCTAAATCTACTTTAGATGATAAAGAG GTTCAAGCACTTAAAGAAGAGAGTCGGCTTCTAAGACGACAAAACGAAGATTTTAGGAAGGAAATCGACCAGCTCCAAGCTGACCGGTGCACAGATGCTGAGGAGCTCGTCTACCTCCGATGGATAAATGCCTGTCTGCGATATGAGCTGAGAAATTATCAGCCCGGCCAGGATGAAACCATAGCTAGGGATCTCAGCAAGACGCTAAGCCCCAAGTCTGAAGAAAAGGCGAAGAAACTCATCCTTGCATATGCAAATAGGGAAGGCACTGGATGCAAGGATCCGGACATTGAGGAATTTTATCACGATGACTGGTCGATATCCCAGAACTCGTATCTCACAGACTCCGGTGACCCCGATGATCTCCCTATCGACAACTTGCACGACAACAAAGCAAGTCACCGGAACAAAAGGAGAGTCTTCACCAAGCTGATGAAGCTGCTCCGAGGAAAAGACAACGACTATCGTGTTCAGACACCACCTTCCTTGCTTAGGCAGAGAGCTGCATCTGTGGACGACGCTCTGAGTAGAACAGACGGTGATGGTTTCACTAAGACAGCAACAACCTCATCCGGTACTTCGTCCAGACAATCTTTCTACTTGCAGAGATCCTATTCGCAAGGTCAGAAGAGTGCCACAGCAGAAAGCTCTCGAAGAATGAGTGAAGATAGTTCTCTTAGTATATTTAGAAGCTTCGACACAATAGCTGGATACGATGACTCCCCGTCTTCTGGCTCTCAGCCTGGTCAAGAAGCTCAAAGTGCTGCAAAAACTGAACTGGTGAAATATGCCAAGGCATTGAAGGATTCTCGTCCTAGACCTAGACGAAGATCAGTCACTTTTGGTTCCTtttaa
- the LOC121771594 gene encoding protein CHUP1, chloroplastic-like isoform X1: MQKQISWSISKRDGPISPVLFKFGVALAFSLGGIVFTFLRSKRIMLPKPKPKPSPPSPGRADSDVGADHPPLKKLNITRVSSRNSMSDVSSSEGRSVGDRDGFLFHELDQLVKEYDMETDNASRGKSGLSLEPNVEPIEEDERELVSLRSKVQILEEREKILENQLLEYYGLKEQENAVLELQNRLRVHSMEAKLYNIKIESLQSDNKKLQAKVADYDKVVAELESAQAKITLLRKKLRFEAKQNREQILRLQERVMKLQDQDSKAVEADQDSETQSRERSHRLEEELEETKRYNQSLKLENLELAQKIESLQILAKSTLDDKEVQALKEESRLLRRQNEDFRKEIDQLQADRCTDAEELVYLRWINACLRYELRNYQPGQDETIARDLSKTLSPKSEEKAKKLILAYANREGTGCKDPDIEEFYHDDWSISQNSYLTDSGDPDDLPIDNLHDNKASHRNKRRVFTKLMKLLRGKDNDYRVQTPPSLLRQRAASVDDALSRTDGDGFTKTATTSSGTSSRQSFYLQRSYSQGQKSATAESSRRMSEDSSLSIFRSFDTIAGYDDSPSSGSQPGQEAQSAAKTELVKYAKALKDSRPRPRRRSVTFGSF; the protein is encoded by the exons ATGCAGAAGCAGATTTCTTGGTCAATCA GTAAAAGGGATGGTCCCATAAGTCCTGTGCTTTTCAAATTTGGTGTTGCTTTGGCTTTTTCCCTTGGTGGTATTGTCTTTACTTTCCTCAGAAGCAAAAGAATTATGCTTCCTAAACCAAAACCAAAGCCTTCACCCCCTTCTCCAG GTAGGGCTGATTCAGATGTTGGGGCTGATCACCCTCCTTTGAAG AAGTTAAACATCACAAGAGTCTCGTCTCGGAATTCTATGAGTGACGTCTCCTCCAGCGAGGGTAGGAGCGTTGGAGACAGAGATGGCTTTCTCTTCCATGAGCTGGATCAGCTCGTAAAAGAATATGACATGGAAACGGATAATGCTTCCCGGGGAAAGAGTGGACTGTCTTTAGAACCCAACGTCGAACCAATTGAGGAAGACGAGAGAGAGCTCGTTAGCCTAAGGAGTAAGGTTCAAATTCTCGAAGAAAGGGAGAAGATCCTCGAGAATCAACTGCTCGAGTACTATGGCCTTAAAGAACAGGAAAATGCAGTCTTGGAGCTTCAAAACCGGCTAAGAGTGCACAGCATGGAGGCTAAGCTCTATAACATTAAGATCGAGTCCTTGCAGTCGGATAACAAGAAATTGCAGGCTAAAGTGGCTGATTATGATAAGGTCGTTGCAGAGCTTGAATCTGCACAAGCCAAGATAACACTGCTGAGGAAGAAGCTTAGGTTTGAAGCTAAACAGAACAGGGAGCAGATCTTGAGGCTTCAAGAAAGAGTAATGAAGCTGCAGGATCAGGACTCGAAGGCCGTTGAAGCCGATCAAGATTCGGAAACACAATCACGGGAAAGGAGCCATCGTTTGGAGGAGGAGTTAGAGGAGACGAAGAGGTATAATCAGAGCTTGAAGCTCGAAAATTTGGAGTTGGCTCAGAAAATAGAGAGCCTACAAATACTTGCTAAATCTACTTTAGATGATAAAGAG GTTCAAGCACTTAAAGAAGAGAGTCGGCTTCTAAGACGACAAAACGAAGATTTTAGGAAGGAAATCGACCAGCTCCAAGCTGACCGGTGCACAGATGCTGAGGAGCTCGTCTACCTCCGATGGATAAATGCCTGTCTGCGATATGAGCTGAGAAATTATCAGCCCGGCCAGGATGAAACCATAGCTAGGGATCTCAGCAAGACGCTAAGCCCCAAGTCTGAAGAAAAGGCGAAGAAACTCATCCTTGCATATGCAAATAGGGAAGGCACTGGATGCAAGGATCCGGACATTGAGGAATTTTATCACGATGACTGGTCGATATCCCAGAACTCGTATCTCACAGACTCCGGTGACCCCGATGATCTCCCTATCGACAACTTGCACGACAACAAAGCAAGTCACCGGAACAAAAGGAGAGTCTTCACCAAGCTGATGAAGCTGCTCCGAGGAAAAGACAACGACTATCGTGTTCAGACACCACCTTCCTTGCTTAGGCAGAGAGCTGCATCTGTGGACGACGCTCTGAGTAGAACAGACGGTGATGGTTTCACTAAGACAGCAACAACCTCATCCGGTACTTCGTCCAGACAATCTTTCTACTTGCAGAGATCCTATTCGCAAGGTCAGAAGAGTGCCACAGCAGAAAGCTCTCGAAGAATGAGTGAAGATAGTTCTCTTAGTATATTTAGAAGCTTCGACACAATAGCTGGATACGATGACTCCCCGTCTTCTGGCTCTCAGCCTGGTCAAGAAGCTCAAAGTGCTGCAAAAACTGAACTGGTGAAATATGCCAAGGCATTGAAGGATTCTCGTCCTAGACCTAGACGAAGATCAGTCACTTTTGGTTCCTtttaa
- the LOC121771594 gene encoding protein CHUP1, chloroplastic-like isoform X2 — MQKQISWSISKRDGPISPVLFKFGVALAFSLGGIVFTFLRSKRIMLPKPKPKPSPPSPGRADSDVGADHPPLKLNITRVSSRNSMSDVSSSEGRSVGDRDGFLFHELDQLVKEYDMETDNASRGKSGLSLEPNVEPIEEDERELVSLRSKVQILEEREKILENQLLEYYGLKEQENAVLELQNRLRVHSMEAKLYNIKIESLQSDNKKLQAKVADYDKVVAELESAQAKITLLRKKLRFEAKQNREQILRLQERVMKLQDQDSKAVEADQDSETQSRERSHRLEEELEETKRYNQSLKLENLELAQKIESLQILAKSTLDDKEVQALKEESRLLRRQNEDFRKEIDQLQADRCTDAEELVYLRWINACLRYELRNYQPGQDETIARDLSKTLSPKSEEKAKKLILAYANREGTGCKDPDIEEFYHDDWSISQNSYLTDSGDPDDLPIDNLHDNKASHRNKRRVFTKLMKLLRGKDNDYRVQTPPSLLRQRAASVDDALSRTDGDGFTKTATTSSGTSSRQSFYLQRSYSQGQKSATAESSRRMSEDSSLSIFRSFDTIAGYDDSPSSGSQPGQEAQSAAKTELVKYAKALKDSRPRPRRRSVTFGSF, encoded by the exons ATGCAGAAGCAGATTTCTTGGTCAATCA GTAAAAGGGATGGTCCCATAAGTCCTGTGCTTTTCAAATTTGGTGTTGCTTTGGCTTTTTCCCTTGGTGGTATTGTCTTTACTTTCCTCAGAAGCAAAAGAATTATGCTTCCTAAACCAAAACCAAAGCCTTCACCCCCTTCTCCAG GTAGGGCTGATTCAGATGTTGGGGCTGATCACCCTCCTTTGAAG TTAAACATCACAAGAGTCTCGTCTCGGAATTCTATGAGTGACGTCTCCTCCAGCGAGGGTAGGAGCGTTGGAGACAGAGATGGCTTTCTCTTCCATGAGCTGGATCAGCTCGTAAAAGAATATGACATGGAAACGGATAATGCTTCCCGGGGAAAGAGTGGACTGTCTTTAGAACCCAACGTCGAACCAATTGAGGAAGACGAGAGAGAGCTCGTTAGCCTAAGGAGTAAGGTTCAAATTCTCGAAGAAAGGGAGAAGATCCTCGAGAATCAACTGCTCGAGTACTATGGCCTTAAAGAACAGGAAAATGCAGTCTTGGAGCTTCAAAACCGGCTAAGAGTGCACAGCATGGAGGCTAAGCTCTATAACATTAAGATCGAGTCCTTGCAGTCGGATAACAAGAAATTGCAGGCTAAAGTGGCTGATTATGATAAGGTCGTTGCAGAGCTTGAATCTGCACAAGCCAAGATAACACTGCTGAGGAAGAAGCTTAGGTTTGAAGCTAAACAGAACAGGGAGCAGATCTTGAGGCTTCAAGAAAGAGTAATGAAGCTGCAGGATCAGGACTCGAAGGCCGTTGAAGCCGATCAAGATTCGGAAACACAATCACGGGAAAGGAGCCATCGTTTGGAGGAGGAGTTAGAGGAGACGAAGAGGTATAATCAGAGCTTGAAGCTCGAAAATTTGGAGTTGGCTCAGAAAATAGAGAGCCTACAAATACTTGCTAAATCTACTTTAGATGATAAAGAG GTTCAAGCACTTAAAGAAGAGAGTCGGCTTCTAAGACGACAAAACGAAGATTTTAGGAAGGAAATCGACCAGCTCCAAGCTGACCGGTGCACAGATGCTGAGGAGCTCGTCTACCTCCGATGGATAAATGCCTGTCTGCGATATGAGCTGAGAAATTATCAGCCCGGCCAGGATGAAACCATAGCTAGGGATCTCAGCAAGACGCTAAGCCCCAAGTCTGAAGAAAAGGCGAAGAAACTCATCCTTGCATATGCAAATAGGGAAGGCACTGGATGCAAGGATCCGGACATTGAGGAATTTTATCACGATGACTGGTCGATATCCCAGAACTCGTATCTCACAGACTCCGGTGACCCCGATGATCTCCCTATCGACAACTTGCACGACAACAAAGCAAGTCACCGGAACAAAAGGAGAGTCTTCACCAAGCTGATGAAGCTGCTCCGAGGAAAAGACAACGACTATCGTGTTCAGACACCACCTTCCTTGCTTAGGCAGAGAGCTGCATCTGTGGACGACGCTCTGAGTAGAACAGACGGTGATGGTTTCACTAAGACAGCAACAACCTCATCCGGTACTTCGTCCAGACAATCTTTCTACTTGCAGAGATCCTATTCGCAAGGTCAGAAGAGTGCCACAGCAGAAAGCTCTCGAAGAATGAGTGAAGATAGTTCTCTTAGTATATTTAGAAGCTTCGACACAATAGCTGGATACGATGACTCCCCGTCTTCTGGCTCTCAGCCTGGTCAAGAAGCTCAAAGTGCTGCAAAAACTGAACTGGTGAAATATGCCAAGGCATTGAAGGATTCTCGTCCTAGACCTAGACGAAGATCAGTCACTTTTGGTTCCTtttaa